Below is a window of Cryobacterium sp. PAMC25264 DNA.
CACCGGACGAAGCCAGCGCAGGTCGTCCACTCCCGGCGATCCCAGACTCGTTCGTTCATTCAGGTAGTTGTTCACCATGATCCGCATCATCACGGCAGTGGTATGCCAGCCGCTGGCGATGAGACCGCCGAACGGGCCGGCGAGCGCGGCGACGGGATCTACATGCATCAGGTGGGGATCGAACGCGGCGGCGAAGGCCACGATGCTCGCTTCGCTGACCTCGACCGTGCCGTATTCCACCACAACGCCGGGCTGATAGTCCTCGAAATAGCGGTCGGCAAGCGGTACGGCCAAGAAATCATCCATAGGCTGCCACTGTACGCACCGAGCCGAGTCCCGCGGTTCACGGCGTCGACCGCAATGAGGGCACCCCTGCCCATCGTGCCCGACGGCACCTCTGTCGTACCGTGAACCATGATCGTCTGGACCCGCTGGGGCATTCTCGTCTTCGTCTTCTTCGGCCTGTCGGTGGGGCTCGGATTCGCCCTCAAGGGCGTGTTCGCCCCTGCCGTCGGTTCGAACGAGCCGGCCACGAACACGTTCCTTGGCACCGGCTTCGTTCTCGGCGCAGCGGCCTTGTGGGCCTTCTCGACGTACGTGTTGCCGCGCCTCGACAGGGCCCGGCCGTCGTTCGTCTACCAGCAGCTGCCCGAACCCGCGCTCAACGAGCGTGGTGTGAAAGTCACCCACCGACCGGTGGCCGTGGTGAACCAGGAGACCGGCCAGCAGATCTGGACGCGTCCGTCATCGACATTCTTCTTCATCCCAATGCGCTTCTGGCCTTACCCGATCGCCGCGATCGGGGTCGTCAACCTGATCATCGGCATGATCGGACGGGGCTGAGCTAACCGCTCATCGGTTCCGCGAGGGTTACTCGGCGTCGATGGGGAGCAGGATGCCCTTCACTGTGGGATCGGTGGCCAGGAACTCCTGCACCGCCGGGTCCCTGAAAGCGGCGACGAGGTTCTTGATGTTCTCGGTGTCGGCGAAGTCGCTGCCGATGGTGAGCTGGCCGGCGAACTC
It encodes the following:
- a CDS encoding MaoC family dehydratase, which codes for MDDFLAVPLADRYFEDYQPGVVVEYGTVEVSEASIVAFAAAFDPHLMHVDPVAALAGPFGGLIASGWHTTAVMMRIMVNNYLNERTSLGSPGVDDLRWLRPVRSGDMLSARFTVLSARVSASKPDQGLVRTRIEVHNQAGEPVMSQVMMNLILRRGL